Proteins encoded within one genomic window of Porphyromonadaceae bacterium W3.11:
- a CDS encoding ABC transporter ATP-binding protein has translation MIKLENITKVFRTDEIETRALNNVSLEIKKGEFIAIMGPSGCGKSTLLNILGLLDNPSSGSYLLSGNEVGHLKEKQRTSIRKGQIGFVFQSFNLIDEMTVEENVELPLVYLGMKSAERKAKVEEALSRMSISHRAKHFPRQLSGGQQQRVAIARATVVNPNLILADEPTGNLDTKNGTEVMELLTCLNKEGATIIMVTHSQRDAAYAHRVINLLDGSIVKE, from the coding sequence ATGATTAAGTTAGAAAACATTACAAAGGTATTCCGGACTGATGAGATAGAGACCAGAGCACTGAATAACGTCTCTTTAGAAATTAAGAAAGGTGAATTTATCGCCATAATGGGGCCTTCGGGCTGTGGGAAGTCCACTCTACTCAATATCTTAGGTCTCCTTGATAATCCTTCATCAGGAAGTTATCTCTTATCTGGAAATGAGGTGGGTCATCTTAAAGAAAAGCAACGGACAAGTATTCGCAAAGGTCAGATTGGGTTCGTCTTTCAGAGCTTCAACCTTATTGACGAAATGACCGTAGAGGAAAATGTGGAGTTACCTCTCGTTTATCTAGGAATGAAGTCAGCCGAAAGGAAAGCAAAAGTGGAGGAAGCATTGTCCCGTATGAGCATCAGCCATAGAGCCAAGCACTTTCCACGACAGCTATCAGGGGGACAGCAACAGCGTGTCGCTATTGCAAGAGCTACAGTGGTTAACCCCAACCTAATCCTTGCGGACGAGCCCACAGGTAACCTCGATACCAAGAATGGTACCGAAGTGATGGAGCTACTAACCTGCCTCAATAAAGAGGGTGCCACCATCATCATGGTCACCCACTCTCAGCGTGATGCCGCTTATGCACACCGTGTGATTAACCTATTGGATGGTAGCATTGTAAAAGAATAG
- a CDS encoding efflux RND transporter periplasmic adaptor subunit yields the protein MDTKIEQKRKPLGKYGKYILGGIVIIGLFVWGLTGLNSKTIKVNKEQLVTATVEQAKFNDYVKVEGQVQPFSSIQVSALEGGMVEEKLVEEGAMVQKGDIIVRLSNPSLNLSILDSEAQLAEKQNFLRNTQVTMEQEKLNIQKESLQVDLEIERKLRKAKQYEELYKEELCSKEEYLQAQEDYTFAKRSGELIRNRQKQDSIYRGIQVSQMEESLHNMRRNLELVRERTQQLNVKAPADGQLGLLDVEIGQMVAAGSKIGQVNVLSNHKVEAMIDEHYIDRVRADLPATCERQGQVFELRVRKVFPEVRDKTFKTEFVFVDEKPENIRTGQTYHISLELGQSSTALLIPRGAFYSDTGGQWIFVLSSDGKKAYRREVRIGRQNPEYYEVLSGLDEGEEVIVSTYRDFGNALELIIK from the coding sequence ATGGATACAAAAATAGAACAAAAGAGGAAACCTCTTGGGAAATATGGCAAATACATCCTTGGCGGTATTGTCATCATCGGGCTATTCGTCTGGGGATTGACTGGGCTAAATAGCAAGACCATAAAAGTGAATAAAGAGCAATTAGTTACGGCAACTGTAGAGCAGGCAAAGTTTAATGATTATGTCAAGGTAGAAGGTCAAGTACAGCCCTTCAGTAGCATTCAAGTCAGTGCTCTCGAAGGAGGGATGGTAGAGGAAAAGCTGGTAGAAGAGGGTGCGATGGTCCAGAAAGGTGACATCATAGTACGACTCTCCAACCCCTCTCTTAACCTCAGCATATTGGATAGCGAAGCACAGCTAGCTGAAAAGCAAAACTTCCTACGAAACACGCAAGTTACTATGGAGCAAGAGAAGCTTAATATCCAGAAAGAGAGCCTTCAAGTGGATTTGGAAATTGAGCGGAAGTTACGCAAAGCTAAGCAGTATGAGGAGCTTTACAAAGAAGAGCTTTGCTCTAAGGAAGAGTACCTACAGGCACAAGAGGACTATACTTTTGCTAAACGAAGTGGCGAACTCATTCGTAACAGACAAAAGCAGGACTCAATCTATAGGGGTATTCAGGTCAGCCAAATGGAGGAGAGCTTGCACAATATGCGACGTAACTTAGAACTGGTACGGGAACGAACACAGCAGCTCAATGTCAAAGCACCCGCCGATGGTCAGCTAGGCCTACTTGATGTAGAGATTGGGCAGATGGTAGCAGCTGGCTCTAAGATAGGGCAAGTCAATGTCCTAAGCAATCATAAGGTGGAAGCGATGATAGATGAGCACTACATTGATAGAGTAAGAGCTGACCTTCCCGCTACTTGTGAAAGACAAGGGCAAGTATTCGAACTTAGGGTACGAAAGGTGTTCCCAGAGGTGCGAGACAAGACCTTTAAGACTGAGTTTGTATTCGTTGATGAAAAGCCTGAGAATATACGGACGGGACAGACCTATCACATTAGCTTAGAGCTTGGGCAGTCTAGCACCGCACTACTTATCCCACGGGGAGCATTCTACTCAGATACTGGGGGACAGTGGATTTTCGTACTCTCTTCGGATGGCAAGAAAGCTTATCGCCGAGAGGTACGCATCGGACGGCAAAATCCAGAGTACTATGAAGTACTATCAGGACTTGATGAAGGGGAAGAGGTAATCGTATCTACATACAGAGACTTTGGCAACGCATTGGAATTGATAATTAAATAA